The DNA window ATTTACTGATAATTTTGTCATTTTCTGTTGTTGGTAATTTAATACTTGGTTCTTTTTTCTTTTTAATTGGCTCTTTGACTTACGCTTTTGCCACTTGCATGATTTCAAGGTCAAATTCTTGTGCTGCGGTAAGAATATGGTCAAAAATATCTGCCTGAATTCTTTCGTAATCTACCAATTCTGCTTTGTTGGCAAAACAATAGATTTCCAAAGGCATTCCTTGAGGTGAAATTTCTAACTGACGAACCAAAATGATTTCGTCTTGATCTACTTTTGGATTATTTTTGAGGTAATTCAACACATAATTTCTAAAAAGTCCGATGTTGGTTAACTGTTGACCATTGATAATTCTTTCAGCATGTGGAATATTCTTCTTGCTTTCTGCAATTTCGCGAAGTTTTCTATCCATATATTCAGAAATCAAGTTGATGTCTTTTACTTTTTCATAAAATTCATCATCCACAAATTTGAAAGACTTGATATTGAAATAAATCGAACGCTTAATTCTTCGGCTGCTTCCTTCGTACATTACTTGGTGATTTCTGATTTCCGTAGAAAGCAAATCATAGGTAGGAATCGTGGAAATGGTTTTGTCAAAATTGACAATTTTAGTCGTCAATAAGTTGATATCTTGAATATTTCCTTCAATATTATACTTCGGAATTCCAATCCAGTCGCCTACTTTCATATTTTTGGAAGTAGAAACGTGCACTCCAGTTACAAAACCTAAAATGGTATCTCGAAAAACCAATAAAATAACGGCTGTAATTGCTCCTAAAAAGGTAATTACCGTATTAAGGCTGATTCCAAAAATGACAAAAATTCCGATAATGGCGAAAATGACCATTCCAAAAATTCTTAAACTTTCAGAAATTGCTTTAATTGCTGTAATCCTGTATCGATCTTCTTTGTGAATGTAATATGCCTCAAAAGTTTTCACAATTCTATAAGCCAACATGGTAAAAACCAAAACTTGCCCAAACATTAATAGTCTTTCAAAAAAAGTAAAACTTTTAGGATGTCGCCAAAAAATATCATCTATGAGCCAAAAACAAAATGCTAATGAAAATAAATGTGCAATAGAGTTTTGAACCTTAGCTTTGTAGGCAAATTTTAAAAATTCATTATTAGAAATTCTGACAAAAATTCTTGAAATGAGAGTAATTGTAACTCTCAAAAGAATATCAATCACGAAAAAAAACGCAAAGAGCAAAAGCATTTTTAACCCAATTTGAAAGGGCAAAATAAGACTGTCTGTAAAATTATCTTTCACAAAAAAATGAATCTGTTCGCTAAAACTTTTTAGAAATCCCATATTAGAAATTTACGCAAAAATAAAAAATATCATTGGGAATTTGCTTTTATTTATTACTTTTAACCAAACTAATTAAAGATTTATGG is part of the Cloacibacterium normanense genome and encodes:
- a CDS encoding mechanosensitive ion channel family protein, encoding MGFLKSFSEQIHFFVKDNFTDSLILPFQIGLKMLLLFAFFFVIDILLRVTITLISRIFVRISNNEFLKFAYKAKVQNSIAHLFSLAFCFWLIDDIFWRHPKSFTFFERLLMFGQVLVFTMLAYRIVKTFEAYYIHKEDRYRITAIKAISESLRIFGMVIFAIIGIFVIFGISLNTVITFLGAITAVILLVFRDTILGFVTGVHVSTSKNMKVGDWIGIPKYNIEGNIQDINLLTTKIVNFDKTISTIPTYDLLSTEIRNHQVMYEGSSRRIKRSIYFNIKSFKFVDDEFYEKVKDINLISEYMDRKLREIAESKKNIPHAERIINGQQLTNIGLFRNYVLNYLKNNPKVDQDEIILVRQLEISPQGMPLEIYCFANKAELVDYERIQADIFDHILTAAQEFDLEIMQVAKA